A window of the Cannabis sativa cultivar Pink pepper isolate KNU-18-1 chromosome X, ASM2916894v1, whole genome shotgun sequence genome harbors these coding sequences:
- the LOC115710913 gene encoding protein NRT1/ PTR FAMILY 7.3, translating to MACLNIFKDQRYDDIEEVKKQKKEEQTLDGSVDRHGRPAIRGRSGSWIAGVLILVNQGLATLAFFGVGVNLVLFLTRVLGQDNAEAANNVSKWTGTVYLFSLVGAFLSDSYWGRFKTCAIFQAIFVLGLASLSLSSYLFLLKPKGCGNNEETLCGPHSTVGMALFYVSIYMIALGNGGYQPNIATFGADQFDEEDPKEGHSKIAFFSYFYLALNLGSLFSNTILGYFEDKGLWALGFWASTGSATLALVLFLCGTPRYRHYTPKGNPLSRVCQVLIAAARKWKVKMLPSGENLFEEVTNKDSSQNGARNILHTDGFKFLDRAAIITEKDLNRIESNAPQTNPWHLCTVTQVEEVKCILRLLPIWLCTILYSVVFTQMASLFVEQGAAMKTTLSNFHIPPASMSSFDILSVAAFIFLYRRVIDPLASRFMKNPKGLTELQRMGIGLVIAIMAMVSAGIVECFRLKYAVGGTRGSSSPSSLSIFWQVPQYILVGASEVFMYVGQLEFFNSQAPDRLKSFGSALCMTSISLGNYVSSLLVTIVMKISTRDKMPGWIPGNLNKGHLDRFYFLLAALTAADLVVYILCAKWYKYTKFEGRNGEENPNSTTMLATELRVV from the exons taaATCAAGGATTGGCAACGTTGGCATTCTTTGGGGTAGGAGTGAACTTGGTGCTATTCTTGACAAGGGTATTGGGTCAAGACAACGCAGAGGCTGCAAATAACGTCAGCAAGTGGACGGGAACGGTCTATCTTTTCTCTCTAGTTGGTGCTTTTCTCAGTGACTCTTATTGGGGAAGGTTCAAAACTTGTGCTATCTTCCAAGCCATCTTTGTCCTT GGTTTGGCCTCACTATCACTATCATCGTACTTGTTCTTACTCAAGCCTAAAGGGTGCGGTAATAATGAAGAAACTTTATGTGGACCCCATTCAACAGTTGGAATGGCTTTGTTCTACGTTTCCATATATATGATAGCCTTAGGAAACGGAGGGTACCAACCCAACATAGCCACCTTTGGAGCTGACCAATTTGATGAGGAAGACCCTAAAGAAGGCCACTCAAAGATTGCTTTCTTCAGTTACTTTTACTTGGCTTTGAACCTTGGTTCCCTCTTTTCAAACACAATCTTGGGTTATTTTGAGGATAAGGGACTATGGGCATTGGGATTTTGGGCCTCTACTGGGTCTGCTACTTTAGCCTTGGTCTTGTTTCTTTGTGGTACCCCAAGATATAGGCATTACACTCCCAAGGGCAACCCTCTTTCTAGGGTTTGCCAAGTTTTGATTGCTGCGGCTAGAAAATGGAAGGTTAAGATGTTGCCAAGTGGAGAGAATCTATTTGAGGAAGTTACAAATAAGGACTCCTCTCAAAATGGTGCTCGAAACATTTTACACACCGATGGTTTCAA ATTTTTGGATAGGGCAGCAATCATTACAGAGAAAGACCTCAACCGAATTGAGAGCAATGCTCCTCAAACCAATCCATGGCATCTTTGCACTGTGACACAAGTAGAGGAAGTTAAATGCATACTGAGACTACTCCCCATTTGGCTATGCACAATTCTCTATTCCGTTGTCTTCACACAAATGGCCTCACTCTTTGTTGAGCAAGGCGCGGCTATGAAAACAACACTCTCCAACTTCCACATCCCTCCGGCGAGCATGTCAAGCTTTGACATCCTCAGTGTCGCCGCCTTCATTTTCCTGTACCGACGAGTCATTGATCCTCTTGCCTCTCGGTTCATGAAAAACCCTAAAGGACTCACCGAACTCCAAAGAATGGGAATAGGACTTGTGATAGCCATAATGGCAATGGTTTCAGCTGGAATTGTGGAGTGTTTTAGGTTGAAGTATGCAGTAGGTGGTACTAGAGGATCATCAAGCCCTAGTTCACTAAGCATATTTTGGCAAGTTCCTCAATATATTCTTGTAGGAGCTTCAGAAGTTTTTATGTATGTAGGGCAACTAGAGTTCTTTAATAGTCAAGCTCCTGATAGGTTGAAGAGCTTTGGAAGTGCACTTTGCATGACATCTATTTCACTTGGAAACTATGTGAGTAGCTTATTGGTCACTATTGTCATGAAAATCTCTACTAGAGATAAAATGCCTGGCTGGATACCTGGAAATCTCAACAAGGGTCATTTGGATAGGTTTTACTTTCTCTTGGCGGCTTTGACCGCTGCTGATCTTGTGGTCTACATTTTGTGTGCAAAATGGTATAAGTATACGAAATTTGAAGGAAGAAATGGAGAAGAGAATCCAAATAGTACTACTATGCTTGCCACTGAACTTAGAGTggtctga